The following are encoded in a window of Bradyrhizobium guangdongense genomic DNA:
- a CDS encoding beta-ketoacyl-ACP synthase — MTDTASKPGQTEVWITGIGLATSLGEGLDANWAALSEKRVNVDEKGFAPYIVHPLLPVTFDSQIPKKGDQRQMEAWQRIGTYAAGLALDSAGIKGNKDILSKIDMVVAAGGGERDLNVDTGVLTAEAKGANAPGFLNERLMSDLRPTLFLAQLSNLLAGNIAIVHGLGGTSRTFMGEEVAGADAARIALARIASGESDIALVGGSHNGERKDLMVLYEFGDFNLKDKFAPVWARKDHSGFALGSAGAFLVLESKAHAQARGAKPFAKLSSVVADLARRKQPGDMAATLEKLWAKLPRREGKGAIITGATGAEPATSEERGFLKSHADFPVRATGTMFGHTMETQFPLGVALAALAISRGALFPPNDSTGTEIEMQGAPTQIVVVGAGHWRGEGMALVEAVS, encoded by the coding sequence ATGACTGACACCGCTTCGAAGCCCGGCCAGACGGAAGTCTGGATCACCGGCATTGGTCTTGCCACTTCGCTCGGCGAAGGTCTCGACGCCAACTGGGCCGCGCTTTCCGAGAAGCGCGTCAATGTCGACGAGAAAGGCTTTGCGCCTTACATCGTGCATCCGCTGCTGCCGGTGACTTTCGACAGCCAGATTCCGAAGAAGGGCGATCAGCGGCAGATGGAAGCCTGGCAGCGCATCGGCACCTATGCCGCGGGCCTTGCGCTCGACTCGGCCGGCATCAAGGGCAACAAGGACATCCTGTCGAAGATCGACATGGTCGTGGCCGCCGGTGGCGGCGAACGCGATCTCAACGTCGACACCGGCGTGCTCACCGCCGAAGCCAAGGGGGCCAACGCGCCCGGCTTCCTCAACGAGCGGCTGATGAGCGATCTGCGGCCCACCCTGTTCCTTGCCCAGCTCTCCAATCTGCTCGCCGGCAACATCGCCATCGTCCACGGCCTCGGCGGCACCTCGCGCACCTTCATGGGCGAAGAGGTCGCGGGCGCGGACGCGGCCCGCATTGCGCTTGCACGCATCGCTTCGGGCGAGAGCGATATTGCGCTGGTCGGCGGCTCGCATAATGGCGAGCGCAAGGACCTCATGGTCCTCTACGAATTCGGCGACTTCAACCTCAAGGACAAGTTCGCGCCCGTGTGGGCGCGCAAGGACCATTCCGGCTTCGCGCTCGGTTCGGCGGGCGCGTTCCTGGTGCTGGAATCGAAGGCGCATGCACAGGCGCGCGGCGCGAAGCCGTTTGCCAAGCTGTCGAGCGTGGTCGCCGACCTCGCCCGCCGCAAGCAGCCCGGCGACATGGCCGCGACGCTCGAGAAGCTCTGGGCCAAGCTCCCCAGGCGCGAAGGCAAGGGCGCGATCATCACGGGCGCGACCGGTGCCGAGCCCGCGACCAGCGAGGAGCGCGGCTTCCTGAAAAGCCATGCCGACTTCCCGGTGCGCGCGACCGGCACGATGTTCGGGCACACCATGGAAACGCAATTCCCGCTCGGCGTTGCGCTAGCCGCATTGGCAATCTCGCGCGGCGCGCTGTTCCCGCCGAACGATTCCACGGGGACCGAGATTGAAATGCAGGGCGCACCCACCCAGATTGTGGTGGTGGGCGCCGGACACTGGCGCGGCGAAGGCATGGCGCTGGTGGAAGCCGTAAGCTGA
- a CDS encoding lipid A biosynthesis lauroyl acyltransferase: protein MALIPISTKIRARNAAKEAAKSISGGLIGAATVGMLRTTRYFDPVKTSDFFARVTKTIGPRLREHRIGRANLTAAFPEKSPAEIEEILMGVWDNLGRVGAEFAHMDHVWDYDRAHPERSRIELPRRSIELFDQIRDDGKPALIFASHLANWELPALAAVAHGLDAAILYRRPNIASADRIIQETRQVNMGTLIPAGRDAPLRLAQALKDGKHVAMLIDQYLTGGVEVTFFGRKTRANPMLARLLRQVECPIHGVRIIRLPGFRFRAELTEEIPPVRNADGKIDIQGTTQAITNVVEGWVREHPEQWLWLHRRWR, encoded by the coding sequence ATGGCGCTGATTCCCATCAGCACGAAGATTCGTGCGCGGAATGCAGCCAAGGAGGCTGCAAAGTCGATCAGCGGGGGCCTGATCGGTGCCGCCACTGTGGGCATGCTGCGCACCACGCGCTATTTCGATCCGGTCAAGACCTCGGATTTTTTTGCGCGCGTCACCAAGACGATCGGTCCGCGCCTGCGCGAGCATCGCATCGGCCGCGCCAATCTCACTGCCGCTTTTCCAGAGAAATCGCCGGCAGAGATCGAAGAGATCCTGATGGGCGTATGGGACAATCTCGGTCGCGTCGGCGCCGAGTTCGCCCACATGGATCACGTCTGGGATTACGACCGCGCGCATCCGGAACGCAGCCGGATCGAACTGCCGAGGCGCAGCATCGAGCTGTTCGATCAGATCAGGGACGACGGCAAGCCGGCACTGATCTTTGCGTCCCATCTCGCCAATTGGGAATTGCCGGCGCTCGCCGCCGTCGCGCACGGGCTCGACGCCGCGATCCTGTACCGCCGCCCGAACATCGCCTCCGCCGACCGCATCATCCAGGAGACGCGCCAGGTCAACATGGGCACGCTGATCCCTGCCGGCCGCGACGCGCCGTTGCGGCTTGCGCAGGCGCTGAAGGACGGCAAGCACGTCGCCATGCTGATCGACCAATATCTGACCGGCGGCGTCGAGGTCACCTTCTTCGGCCGCAAGACCCGCGCCAATCCGATGCTGGCGCGCCTGCTCCGTCAGGTCGAATGCCCGATCCACGGCGTCCGCATCATCCGCCTGCCCGGCTTCCGCTTCCGCGCCGAACTGACCGAAGAGATCCCGCCGGTGCGCAATGCCGACGGCAAGATCGACATCCAGGGCACCACGCAGGCGATCACCAACGTGGTCGAAGGCTGGGTGCGCGAGCATCCCGAGCAGTGGCTGTGGCTGCATCGGCGGTGGCGGTAG
- a CDS encoding beta-ketoacyl-ACP synthase has translation MTAPRDKLGRPVVVVTGMGIMTSLGAGKADNWAKLVAGESGIRTITRFPVDGLKTTMAGTVDFVSVDPFSSTGLSERMAELVTQEALEQAGIGAKADFPGPLFLAVAPVEVEWPQRRELGRAVGKPDFTYDDLLRISGGGKYSAYHHRFMFGSVAAHLAETFGTKGSPISLSTACASGATSIQLGVEAIRRGETDAALCVATDGTVNPEALVRFSLLSALSTQNDPPQAASRPFSKNRDGFVMAEGAGALVLESYEAATARGARILGVIAGCGELTDSFHRTRSSPDGKPIIGCMNKALADASMTPDQIDHINAHGTSTPENDKMEYNTTSAVFGDLVSKIPVTSNKSMVGHTISAAGAVEAIFSLLTLEHQRIPPTINYDIPDPTILFNVVGNKARDARVTAVMSNSFGFGGQNASLILTREPA, from the coding sequence ATGACTGCACCACGCGACAAACTCGGGCGTCCCGTTGTCGTCGTCACCGGCATGGGCATCATGACCTCGCTCGGTGCCGGCAAGGCTGACAATTGGGCGAAGCTCGTTGCCGGCGAATCCGGCATTCGCACCATCACGCGCTTTCCGGTCGACGGCCTGAAGACGACGATGGCTGGCACGGTCGATTTCGTCAGCGTCGATCCGTTCTCGTCCACCGGTCTGTCGGAGCGGATGGCCGAGCTGGTCACACAGGAAGCCCTGGAGCAGGCCGGCATCGGCGCCAAGGCCGATTTCCCGGGCCCGCTCTTCCTCGCGGTGGCGCCGGTCGAAGTCGAATGGCCGCAGCGCCGCGAGCTCGGCCGCGCCGTCGGCAAGCCCGACTTCACTTATGACGATCTCCTGCGCATCTCCGGCGGCGGCAAGTACAGCGCCTATCACCACCGCTTCATGTTCGGCTCGGTCGCAGCCCATCTTGCCGAGACCTTCGGCACCAAGGGCTCGCCGATCTCGCTGTCGACGGCCTGCGCGTCCGGCGCGACCTCGATCCAGCTCGGCGTCGAGGCAATCCGCCGCGGCGAGACCGATGCCGCTCTGTGCGTCGCGACCGACGGCACCGTGAATCCGGAAGCCCTGGTGCGCTTCTCGCTGCTGTCGGCGCTGTCGACCCAGAACGATCCGCCGCAGGCGGCCTCACGCCCCTTCTCCAAGAACCGCGACGGCTTCGTCATGGCCGAAGGCGCCGGCGCGCTGGTGCTGGAGAGCTATGAAGCCGCGACCGCGCGCGGCGCCAGGATCCTCGGCGTGATCGCCGGCTGCGGCGAGCTCACCGATTCCTTCCATCGCACCCGCTCCTCGCCCGACGGCAAGCCGATCATCGGCTGCATGAACAAGGCGCTGGCCGATGCCAGCATGACGCCGGACCAGATCGACCACATCAACGCGCACGGCACCTCGACGCCCGAAAACGACAAGATGGAGTACAATACGACATCGGCCGTGTTCGGCGATCTCGTCTCGAAGATCCCGGTCACCTCCAACAAGTCGATGGTCGGCCACACCATCTCGGCCGCCGGCGCGGTCGAGGCGATCTTCTCGTTGCTCACGCTCGAGCATCAGCGGATTCCGCCGACGATCAACTACGACATTCCGGACCCCACGATCCTGTTCAACGTCGTCGGCAACAAGGCGCGCGATGCCCGTGTCACTGCAGTGATGTCGAACTCGTTCGGCTTCGGCGGCCAGAATGCCTCGCTGATCCTGACGCGCGAACCGGCCTGA
- a CDS encoding winged helix-turn-helix domain-containing protein, with protein MLRFAGFELDLTRAELRGADGTPIKLRPKSFEMLRLFAASGGRVLSKQELMEAVWPNVHVGEDSLFQCIRELRAALGDERRQLIKLASGGGYLLAAEVVDVPTASRMQDATGPLGRAEPPSLAERAAVSGRPHRALFGFSRRAILAAVAGLGVIVVGLAVAAPALKPDLLFGRPLPRIAVAAIVDASNDPRGAAMATEVTGRLLDGFAKIQNVSVVAPRLTVAGDESAAATAAASDYELRGELQLNDQSWILRARLIKAGTGEVQSVAASLAADDADAQLAQSRLAAGVGHVLARRLNEVLEPSASAVPSRKSSAGGDKVAVEQALASINQTTRERFGVAQSMLQKAITDDPDNVDLAVALSSLQLRGIQMVWFSPEEAVTVEANANATLEQALRLKPNSIPVLEAHCRFLSATNHFVESLVTCARALSFDPWDGSALYLIGLGQIFLGRFDDALATFRQADRYDTPAASRWTWLLGAGLANVMMGRDQEALPWLQRSIAITPATGRSQMLLAAAYQRLGHTEQARVAMQEGLRLRPGTTKLTVSPPMKNASPVCIAAWDRIVQAEIEAGLPEQ; from the coding sequence TTGCTTCGTTTCGCCGGCTTCGAGCTGGACCTGACGCGCGCGGAGCTGCGCGGGGCCGATGGCACGCCGATCAAGCTCCGTCCCAAGTCCTTCGAGATGCTCCGGCTTTTCGCCGCCAGCGGCGGCCGCGTGCTGAGCAAGCAGGAGCTGATGGAGGCGGTCTGGCCGAACGTCCATGTCGGCGAGGACAGCTTGTTTCAGTGCATCCGGGAGCTTCGCGCCGCGCTCGGCGACGAGCGGCGGCAGCTGATCAAGCTCGCCTCCGGCGGCGGCTATCTGTTGGCGGCGGAGGTTGTGGACGTGCCGACCGCGAGCCGGATGCAAGACGCGACGGGGCCACTCGGCAGGGCCGAACCCCCGTCGCTGGCCGAGCGTGCCGCAGTATCTGGAAGACCGCACCGCGCCCTGTTTGGCTTCAGCCGGCGTGCGATCCTCGCCGCTGTCGCGGGGCTCGGTGTGATCGTCGTGGGTCTTGCGGTGGCCGCGCCGGCGTTGAAGCCGGACCTTCTGTTCGGGCGACCGCTGCCGCGCATCGCCGTGGCGGCGATCGTCGACGCCAGCAATGATCCGCGCGGCGCGGCGATGGCGACGGAGGTCACCGGCCGGCTCCTGGATGGCTTTGCCAAGATCCAGAACGTCAGCGTGGTTGCGCCACGATTGACGGTCGCAGGCGACGAGAGCGCCGCAGCGACCGCTGCCGCATCCGATTACGAACTGCGCGGCGAGCTGCAGCTCAACGATCAATCCTGGATCTTGCGGGCGCGCCTCATCAAGGCCGGCACCGGCGAGGTTCAGTCCGTCGCAGCGTCCCTCGCCGCGGACGACGCAGACGCGCAGCTTGCGCAGTCCCGGCTCGCCGCCGGCGTCGGCCATGTGCTCGCGCGGCGCTTGAATGAAGTCCTGGAGCCGAGCGCCTCGGCAGTTCCCAGCCGCAAATCGTCGGCTGGCGGCGACAAGGTAGCGGTCGAGCAGGCGCTCGCCTCGATCAACCAGACGACGCGCGAGCGTTTCGGCGTGGCGCAATCCATGCTTCAAAAGGCGATCACCGACGACCCTGACAACGTCGATCTCGCCGTCGCGCTGTCTTCGCTGCAGCTGCGCGGCATCCAGATGGTCTGGTTCAGCCCGGAGGAGGCTGTGACGGTCGAAGCGAACGCCAATGCGACGCTCGAGCAGGCCCTGCGGCTGAAGCCCAATTCGATTCCGGTGCTCGAGGCCCATTGCCGCTTCCTCAGCGCCACCAACCATTTCGTGGAAAGTCTCGTCACCTGCGCCAGGGCCTTGAGCTTCGACCCGTGGGACGGGTCTGCGCTCTACCTGATCGGCCTCGGGCAGATTTTTCTCGGCCGCTTCGACGATGCGCTCGCGACATTCCGGCAAGCCGATCGTTACGACACGCCGGCGGCGTCGCGCTGGACCTGGCTGCTCGGCGCGGGCCTGGCGAATGTTATGATGGGGCGTGACCAGGAGGCGCTGCCGTGGTTGCAGCGTTCGATCGCCATCACGCCGGCGACCGGCCGCTCGCAGATGCTGCTCGCTGCCGCCTACCAGAGACTCGGTCACACCGAGCAGGCGAGGGTAGCGATGCAGGAAGGGCTGAGGCTGCGGCCCGGCACGACGAAGCTCACTGTCTCGCCGCCGATGAAGAATGCCAGCCCGGTGTGTATCGCAGCCTGGGATCGCATCGTTCAGGCCGAGATCGAGGCAGGCTTGCCGGAGCAGTGA
- a CDS encoding autotransporter outer membrane beta-barrel domain-containing protein produces MRTGKHYFRANRRLRAALLTSSALALAWTLPAGPARAASNGTWLTSPGSNDYGTGSNWDGGFVPVGTASFGTSSTTSLVISSASVGGWTFNAGASNYTFDVSNQLEFTGAGITVNGGSATINNYNILRFDQGSTAGNAIINNHNFLWFFDSSTAGSATINNNSVVQFLQNSTAGNAAINNNSGVIQFLQNSTAGNAAINNNNYGVVDFSYTTGLNGDNKISAGSIAGAGSYNLGANELTVGSDNSSTEVSGVISGAGGSLVKTGTGTLTLSGANTYTGGTTINGGTLQLGSAGGVGSIVGTVNVDSSGTFDVFNADTSGITTITNGGLLNFRNSSTAGSATITNNYYLYLWDTSTAGSAIITNNRYLGFHNLSSAGSATITNGSTLSFYEASTAGGATITNNSAGATSFYDTSTAGSATIVNNSGGSTTFYGTSTAGNATINNDGSVNFNQTSTAGSAGITNNGTLSFDHASTAARATITNNLSMAFAGFSTAGSATITNTYNLIFRDNSTAGSATITNNAGGTTFFRDNATAGNAQLINNAANAVFDFSGSSRPNGDHKLSAGSIAGNGTFLLGANELTVGGNNLSTAVSGVIADGGSFGGTGGSLVKTGTGTLTLSGANTYTGGTTFADGTVSVSSDANLGDLAGSLTFNGGTLQVTGTAFTATARTINWGAAGGTFDIADAANDFVVSQSISGSTLTKTGAGTLTLTGAAGFSGATVSAGTLAFLNSSAGSADITNNAQLAFYGHSTAGSAIINNSGNVLFDGSSTAGNAQLIHTTSSAVIDFNTPGPGSDGKISAGSIAGGGHFNLNGEELTVGGNNLSTTVTGVLTGNGSMTGTSLVKVGTGTLTLAGINTYTGATIVNDGTLAVNGSIASSSSLTVNSGGTLGGTGTVGNTTIASGGTLAPGNSVGTLSVSGNLAFSAGSFYRIEVSTTAADRTNVTGAATLTGATVQAVAIPGSFRSQTYTILNATGGLGGTQFAGLSVSGSFSPARNPHLTYDLNNVYLVLDPGTIVLPAGTGANQSNVAGAINGAVAGGGTPPAGFDALLNMGQPQLNHGLSQVSGQPGAAGTQASFNAMQQFVGMLDPFGGGSDGERGGTAGDGGTLGYASTAPNDAKVRGAYAAVTPRDASGEAVDRRWGVWASGYGGASTLSGNAAAGSTTTSSRIYGTVVGADYRVSPNTLIGFALGGAGYNFALWDGLGGGRADLFQAGFYGRHNFGPAYLSAAFAYGWQDVTTDRTVTVAGTDRLTANFKASTYAGRLESGWRFVPILASSFGVTPYAALQATMVHLPSYAETALVGSNQFALSYTAQDTTNVRTELGARTDQRFLVNDGLLTLRGRLAWAHDSNTNRFVNAAFQTLPGAAFAVSGAQPAADSALVGGRAEMKWRNGVSLAGTVDGEFSRSTQTYTGKGTVRYEW; encoded by the coding sequence GTGAGGACGGGGAAACATTATTTCAGGGCGAACCGCCGCCTGCGGGCCGCGCTGCTGACGTCGTCGGCGCTGGCCCTGGCCTGGACCCTGCCGGCCGGGCCGGCGCGCGCCGCGTCGAACGGCACCTGGCTCACCTCTCCCGGCAGCAACGACTATGGCACCGGCTCCAACTGGGACGGTGGCTTCGTGCCGGTAGGCACCGCCTCGTTCGGCACCTCTTCGACCACCAGCCTGGTGATCTCGAGCGCCAGCGTCGGCGGCTGGACGTTCAACGCCGGCGCCTCGAACTACACGTTTGACGTCAGCAACCAGCTGGAGTTCACGGGTGCCGGAATCACCGTCAACGGCGGTAGCGCCACCATCAACAACTATAACATCCTGAGGTTCGACCAGGGCAGCACGGCCGGCAATGCCATCATCAACAATCACAATTTCTTATGGTTCTTCGATTCAAGCACCGCTGGCAGCGCCACCATCAACAACAATTCCGTCGTCCAATTCTTGCAAAACAGCACGGCCGGCAATGCCGCCATCAACAACAATAGCGGCGTGATCCAATTCTTGCAAAACAGCACAGCCGGCAATGCCGCCATCAACAACAACAACTATGGCGTGGTCGACTTCTCCTACACCACAGGATTAAACGGTGACAACAAGATCAGCGCCGGCTCGATCGCGGGCGCCGGCTCTTACAACCTCGGCGCCAATGAACTGACGGTCGGCTCTGACAATTCCTCGACCGAGGTGAGCGGCGTCATTTCGGGCGCCGGCGGCTCGCTGGTCAAGACCGGCACCGGCACGCTGACCCTGTCGGGCGCCAACACCTATACCGGCGGCACCACGATCAATGGCGGCACGTTACAGCTCGGCAGTGCCGGCGGCGTCGGCTCCATTGTGGGGACCGTCAACGTCGACAGCTCGGGCACATTCGATGTCTTCAACGCCGACACCAGCGGCATCACCACCATCACCAACGGCGGTCTTCTGAACTTCAGGAACAGCAGCACGGCCGGCAGCGCCACCATCACCAACAACTACTATCTGTACCTCTGGGACACCAGCACAGCCGGCAGCGCCATCATCACCAACAACCGGTACTTGGGGTTCCACAATCTCAGTTCGGCTGGCAGCGCCACCATCACCAACGGCAGCACGCTGAGTTTCTACGAAGCCAGCACGGCTGGCGGCGCAACCATCACCAACAACAGCGCCGGAGCCACTTCTTTTTACGACACCAGTACTGCTGGCAGCGCGACCATCGTCAACAACAGCGGCGGCTCCACGACGTTTTACGGCACCAGCACCGCCGGTAACGCGACGATCAACAACGATGGCTCAGTCAATTTCAACCAAACGAGCACAGCGGGAAGCGCCGGCATCACCAACAACGGCACCTTGAGCTTCGATCATGCGAGCACGGCCGCACGCGCAACCATCACCAACAACCTTTCGATGGCGTTCGCCGGCTTCAGCACGGCTGGCAGCGCGACAATCACCAATACCTATAATCTCATTTTCAGAGACAACAGCACCGCCGGCAGCGCGACGATTACCAACAATGCCGGCGGCACGACCTTTTTCCGGGACAATGCGACCGCCGGCAATGCGCAGCTGATCAACAACGCGGCCAATGCCGTCTTCGATTTCTCCGGCAGCTCCCGCCCGAACGGCGACCATAAGCTCAGCGCCGGCTCGATCGCCGGCAACGGCACCTTCTTACTCGGTGCCAACGAGCTCACGGTCGGCGGCAACAATCTGTCGACCGCCGTCAGCGGCGTGATCGCCGATGGCGGCTCCTTCGGCGGCACCGGCGGTTCGCTGGTCAAGACCGGTACCGGCACGCTGACGCTGTCGGGTGCCAACACCTACACCGGCGGCACCACCTTCGCCGACGGAACGGTCAGCGTCTCCTCGGACGCCAATCTCGGCGACCTCGCGGGCAGCCTGACCTTCAACGGCGGCACCTTGCAAGTTACTGGCACGGCATTTACCGCCACCGCGCGCACCATCAACTGGGGCGCAGCAGGCGGCACGTTCGACATTGCAGACGCCGCCAACGATTTCGTCGTCAGCCAGAGCATCAGCGGCAGTACGCTGACCAAGACCGGCGCCGGCACGCTGACCCTGACCGGCGCAGCAGGTTTTTCCGGCGCGACGGTGTCCGCCGGCACGCTGGCCTTCCTCAATAGCTCGGCCGGTAGCGCAGATATCACCAACAACGCGCAGTTGGCGTTCTACGGCCACTCTACGGCCGGCAGCGCGATCATCAATAACAGCGGCAACGTGCTGTTCGACGGCAGTTCCACGGCCGGCAACGCGCAGCTCATCCACACCACCTCCAGCGCCGTCATCGACTTCAACACCCCCGGCCCGGGTAGCGACGGCAAGATCAGCGCCGGCTCGATCGCCGGCGGAGGCCACTTCAACCTCAACGGCGAAGAGCTGACGGTCGGCGGCAACAATCTGTCGACCACCGTCACCGGCGTGCTCACCGGCAACGGAAGCATGACCGGGACCTCGCTGGTCAAGGTCGGCACCGGCACCCTGACGCTGGCAGGCATCAACACCTACACCGGCGCGACGATCGTGAACGACGGCACGCTGGCGGTGAACGGCTCGATCGCGTCCTCCAGCAGCCTCACCGTGAACAGCGGCGGCACGCTCGGCGGCACCGGCACCGTCGGCAACACGACGATCGCGAGCGGCGGCACGCTCGCGCCGGGCAATTCCGTGGGCACCCTCAGCGTCAGCGGCAACCTCGCCTTCAGTGCCGGCAGCTTCTACCGGATCGAGGTCTCCACCACCGCCGCCGACCGCACCAATGTCACGGGCGCCGCGACGCTCACCGGCGCCACCGTGCAGGCGGTGGCGATTCCCGGCAGCTTCCGCAGCCAGACCTACACCATCCTCAATGCGACCGGCGGCCTCGGCGGAACGCAGTTCGCCGGGCTGAGCGTGAGCGGCAGCTTCAGCCCCGCGCGCAATCCGCATCTCACCTACGACCTCAACAACGTCTACCTCGTGCTCGATCCCGGCACGATCGTGCTGCCGGCAGGCACCGGTGCCAACCAGAGCAACGTCGCCGGCGCCATCAACGGAGCCGTCGCAGGCGGCGGCACGCCGCCGGCCGGCTTCGATGCGCTGCTCAACATGGGCCAGCCTCAGCTCAACCACGGGCTCAGCCAGGTCTCGGGACAGCCAGGCGCCGCCGGCACGCAGGCTTCGTTCAACGCCATGCAGCAATTCGTCGGCATGCTTGATCCCTTCGGTGGCGGCTCGGACGGCGAGCGCGGCGGCACGGCCGGCGACGGCGGGACGCTGGGCTATGCGTCCACCGCACCAAACGACGCAAAAGTGCGCGGGGCTTACGCCGCGGTAACGCCGCGCGATGCCAGCGGCGAGGCCGTCGACCGCCGCTGGGGCGTGTGGGCCTCCGGCTATGGCGGCGCCAGCACGCTGAGCGGCAACGCCGCGGCAGGTTCGACCACCACAAGCAGCCGCATCTACGGCACCGTCGTGGGCGCCGACTATCGCGTCTCCCCGAACACGCTGATCGGGTTTGCGCTCGGCGGCGCCGGCTACAATTTTGCGCTGTGGGATGGCCTCGGCGGCGGCCGCGCCGATCTGTTCCAGGCCGGCTTCTACGGGCGCCACAATTTCGGGCCCGCCTATCTCTCGGCAGCGTTCGCCTATGGCTGGCAGGACGTCACCACGGATCGCACCGTGACCGTCGCGGGCACCGACCGGCTTACCGCGAACTTCAAGGCGAGCACCTATGCAGGCCGCCTCGAAAGCGGTTGGCGCTTCGTGCCGATCCTGGCCTCCAGCTTCGGCGTCACGCCTTACGCAGCGCTGCAGGCCACCATGGTGCATCTGCCAAGTTACGCCGAGACCGCACTGGTCGGCAGCAACCAGTTCGCGCTGTCCTACACCGCGCAGGACACCACCAATGTCCGCACCGAGCTCGGCGCCCGCACCGATCAACGCTTCCTGGTGAACGATGGCCTGCTCACTCTGCGCGGCCGCCTCGCCTGGGCGCACGACAGCAACACCAATCGTTTCGTCAACGCCGCCTTCCAGACCCTGCCCGGCGCCGCCTTCGCCGTCAGCGGCGCACAACCCGCGGCCGATTCCGCGCTGGTCGGTGGCCGCGCCGAAATGAAATGGCGTAACGGCGTCTCGCTCGCGGGCACGGTCGATGGCGAGTTCTCACGCAGCACGCAGACTTACACGGGCAAGGGCACGGTGCGCTATGAGTGGTAG